In Populus alba chromosome 1, ASM523922v2, whole genome shotgun sequence, a single window of DNA contains:
- the LOC118063061 gene encoding uncharacterized protein encodes MLEGKAVIGETDMLQTMQQDALDLATKALDFFDVTDSSDIARLIKKEFDRMYGPGWQCIVGRDFGSFVTHCFGCFIYFQIRSLSILLFRGSAGYPEQEENQFEALESLETLETI; translated from the exons ATGCTAGAAGGCAAGGCTGTTATTGGTGAGACCGATATGCTTCAAACAATGCAACAAGATGCACTTGATCTTGCAACCAAAGCCCTCGACTTCTTTGATGTCACTGACTCCAGTGACATAGCTCGTCTTATTAAGAAG GAATTTGATAGGATGTATGGACCAGGGTGGCAATGCATTGTGGGAAGAGATTTTGGCTCATTTGTGACTCACTGCTTTGGATGTttcatatattttcagattagaAGCCTTTCAATTTTGCTCTTCAGGGGCTCTGCTGGTTATCCAGAACAAGAGGAAAACCAGTTTGAAGCCTTGGAATCCTTAGAAACCTTGGAAACAATCTAA
- the LOC140955271 gene encoding uncharacterized protein has protein sequence MKAHEEEKLKKDKAITCLHSGLADHIFTKIMNLETPKQVWDKLQIEFEGNKRVKAVKLLAFKREFELMKMKDNESVKDYSGRLMDVVNQMRLLGNTFEDHKVVEKLMMSIPQKFEAKISAIYESCDLQYLTIAKLISKLHVQEQRVNMRDDEAVEGAF, from the coding sequence ATGAAAgcacatgaagaagaaaaactcaagAAGGACAAAGCCATTACTTGCCTACATTCTGGACTTGCAGATCATATTTTCACGAAGATAATGAATCTAGAAACACCAAAACAGGTATGGGATAAGCTCCAAATTGAATTTGAAGGCAACAAAAGAGTCAAAGCAGTTAAACTTCTTGCATTTAAAAGGGAATTTGagttgatgaagatgaaagaCAATGAATCTGTCAAAGATTACTCTGGCAGATTAATGGATGTTGTAAATCAAATGAGACTCCTTGGAAATACATTTGAAGATCATAAGGTAGTAGAAAAACTTATGATGTCAATCCCACAAAAGTTTGAAGCCAAGATCTCTGCAATATACGAATCTTGCGATTTGCAATATCTTACTATTGCAAAGTTAATTAGCAAACTTCATGTTCAGGAGCAAAGGGTTAATATGAGAGATGATGAGGCTGTTGAAGGGGCTTTCTAA